From a region of the bacterium genome:
- the aspS gene encoding aspartate--tRNA ligase codes for MLRTHTCGELNLSHCGKEVTLAGWVRRLRDLGGVVFIELRDMYGSVQIIVEPDRKELIEKAKNIGLYYVIKVQGVVRKRPDEMVNPSMPTGSIEVEAQNIEVLNTTPPLPFLPEDDIKVQEETRLLWRFLDLRRPLMQKNLIFRHQMLQLVRNYLSSKGFIEIETPFLTKSTPEGARDFIVPSRNFPGKFYALPQSPQMYKQILMSAGFDRYFQIVRCFRDEDLRQDRQPEFTQIDLEMSFPDIEDIFSLVEGMFKEIFKQLLNYDLPTPFERITYHEAMTRFGSDKPDLRIREEIRDFTEIFKDSSSEILSSIMREGGKVLAIRAQRDFSRKEIEEIREEIIREGAKGLLYFKAENGQYSGQLAKFIPHGIELENGFYFVIAGQDNYKTYSYLGKLRNIVLKPEEEGFKFLWVYDFPLFEWNEEEQRIEPCHHMFTQPKEEQISLLNTDPLKVIGKQYDLVLNGVEIASGSIRNHNVDLQRKIMKIIGLSDERIEKNFGFLLKALEYGAPPHGGIALGFDRIVAMLLGMESIRDCIAFPKTTSAQALFENAPSEVDQKQLDELHIKVDE; via the coding sequence GGATGGGTAAGGCGTCTTAGAGACTTGGGTGGCGTAGTCTTTATTGAGTTGCGAGATATGTATGGAAGTGTTCAGATAATAGTTGAACCTGATAGGAAGGAATTAATAGAAAAAGCAAAAAATATTGGGCTGTATTATGTTATAAAAGTTCAGGGTGTTGTGAGAAAAAGACCGGATGAGATGGTTAATCCTTCAATGCCCACTGGGAGCATCGAAGTTGAAGCTCAAAATATAGAGGTGCTAAATACTACTCCGCCCCTACCATTCCTGCCAGAAGACGATATTAAAGTACAGGAAGAAACAAGGTTACTTTGGAGATTCCTTGATCTACGGAGACCGTTAATGCAGAAAAATCTGATTTTCAGGCATCAAATGCTTCAACTTGTTAGGAATTATCTTTCCAGCAAGGGATTTATTGAAATAGAAACACCTTTTTTGACAAAAAGTACTCCAGAAGGTGCCAGAGATTTTATTGTGCCCTCCAGAAATTTCCCAGGGAAGTTTTATGCTTTACCGCAATCTCCTCAAATGTACAAGCAGATTCTCATGTCTGCAGGTTTTGATAGATATTTCCAGATCGTCAGGTGTTTCAGAGACGAAGATTTGCGACAGGATAGACAGCCTGAATTCACTCAAATTGACCTTGAAATGAGTTTCCCGGATATTGAAGACATTTTTTCTCTTGTGGAAGGCATGTTTAAGGAAATATTTAAGCAACTTCTTAATTATGATTTGCCAACTCCTTTTGAAAGAATAACTTATCATGAGGCGATGACCCGTTTTGGCAGCGATAAACCGGACTTAAGAATAAGAGAAGAGATTAGGGATTTTACCGAGATTTTTAAGGATAGCTCCAGTGAGATTTTGAGTTCTATTATGAGGGAAGGTGGAAAAGTTTTGGCAATTAGGGCTCAAAGAGATTTTAGTAGAAAAGAAATCGAAGAGATCAGAGAGGAAATTATTCGTGAAGGTGCGAAAGGGTTATTATACTTTAAAGCCGAAAACGGGCAGTATTCTGGCCAGCTTGCTAAATTCATACCCCACGGTATTGAGCTGGAAAACGGTTTTTATTTTGTAATTGCTGGTCAAGATAACTATAAGACTTACAGCTATTTAGGAAAATTAAGAAATATAGTTTTAAAGCCAGAGGAAGAAGGTTTTAAGTTTCTGTGGGTATATGATTTTCCGCTCTTTGAATGGAATGAAGAAGAACAAAGGATTGAACCATGTCATCACATGTTTACCCAGCCTAAGGAAGAGCAAATTTCACTTCTCAATACAGACCCTCTTAAGGTTATAGGTAAACAATACGACCTCGTGTTAAACGGCGTTGAAATAGCATCTGGCTCAATCAGGAATCACAATGTGGATTTGCAAAGGAAGATTATGAAAATAATAGGTTTAAGCGATGAAAGAATTGAGAAAAACTTTGGTTTTCTACTGAAAGCCCTGGAGTATGGGGCTCCTCCCCATGGTGGGATCGCCCTGGGATTTGATAGAATAGTAGCTATGCTTCTCGGCATGGAAAGTATTAGGGATTGTATAGCGTTTCCAAAAACCACAAGTGCTCAAGCACTTTTCGAAAATGCCCCCAGCGAAGTGGACCAAAAGCAGCTTGATGAATTACATATAAAAGTTGACGAATAA
- the xerD gene encoding site-specific tyrosine recombinase XerD, with translation MKLSDAISSFLAYILEERGLSLNTAESYRRDLEKFLEFRGDVEINEITLEDIDSFAEYLSVQKYSQNTRSRTFSALKSFCSFLEIEEKAKLSISLDIQIPKKEIKLPEFLTIDEVIRLLDAPDTTTPKGLRDKSMLELLYATGIRVSELTNLKVQNVLLDEKILKVIGKGNKERIVPFNDYTEKYLTMYLYEVRPRLVRKRGEDKVFLNLRGGPISRVSVWKILQEYALKAGINKRIYPHILRHTFATHMLKNGCDLRTLQVFLGHSSLMTTQIYTHLDKDYLKKIHKTYHPRG, from the coding sequence ATGAAATTAAGTGATGCAATCAGCAGCTTTTTAGCATATATACTTGAAGAAAGAGGTCTTTCGTTAAACACCGCTGAGTCTTACAGGCGAGACCTTGAAAAGTTCTTGGAATTTAGAGGCGACGTTGAAATCAATGAAATAACACTGGAAGATATTGACAGCTTTGCAGAATATCTATCTGTCCAGAAATATTCTCAAAATACACGTTCAAGAACTTTTTCAGCTCTAAAATCTTTCTGCAGTTTTTTAGAAATCGAAGAAAAAGCAAAACTAAGCATCTCTTTAGATATTCAGATACCTAAAAAAGAAATCAAACTTCCAGAATTTTTAACTATCGATGAAGTGATACGTCTTCTTGATGCTCCAGACACAACTACACCCAAAGGTTTGAGAGATAAATCTATGTTAGAACTTCTTTATGCAACAGGGATTAGAGTTTCAGAATTAACAAATTTAAAAGTACAGAACGTCTTACTTGACGAAAAAATCCTTAAGGTTATAGGAAAAGGGAACAAAGAAAGAATAGTACCCTTTAACGATTATACTGAAAAATACTTGACCATGTATTTGTATGAAGTCAGGCCGAGGCTTGTACGGAAGAGGGGAGAAGATAAGGTATTTCTAAATCTAAGGGGTGGACCTATTTCAAGGGTATCGGTGTGGAAAATATTACAAGAATATGCATTAAAGGCGGGGATAAACAAAAGAATCTATCCACACATTTTACGACACACCTTTGCAACTCATATGCTGAAAAACGGTTGTGATTTAAGAACTCTCCAGGTCTTCCTCGGACACTCCTCGCTTATGACAACCCAGATATATACTCATCTTGACAAAGACTACCTCAAGAAGATTCACAAAACTTACCACCCAAGAGGATAA
- the tsaE gene encoding tRNA (adenosine(37)-N6)-threonylcarbamoyltransferase complex ATPase subunit type 1 TsaE: MTEFNIVTNSPEETREFGVRLAKFLTPPFDVLLIGELGAGKTELVRGFLSYFGHNVVRSPSFTVVNSFKTPYYTVHHIDLFRIKDFEEIEIRGILDLLSEPDSIRFIEWPEIIRDFLTSENLITFSINIVGEKQRQIRVNCSRFNICSKLLQNEIK; the protein is encoded by the coding sequence ATGACTGAATTCAATATTGTCACAAACTCGCCAGAGGAAACAAGAGAATTTGGTGTAAGATTAGCAAAGTTCCTCACGCCACCTTTTGATGTATTACTCATAGGGGAATTGGGAGCAGGTAAAACAGAGCTTGTAAGAGGTTTTTTATCTTACTTTGGGCACAATGTGGTAAGAAGTCCGTCCTTCACAGTGGTAAACTCTTTTAAAACGCCTTACTATACTGTTCATCACATAGATCTTTTCCGAATCAAAGACTTTGAGGAAATCGAAATCAGAGGAATACTCGACCTCCTTTCTGAACCCGATTCGATAAGGTTCATCGAATGGCCCGAAATAATTAGGGATTTCTTAACATCGGAAAATTTAATAACCTTTTCAATAAATATAGTAGGTGAAAAGCAGAGGCAAATCAGAGTAAATTGCTCGCGCTTTAATATCTGCAGTAAACTACTCCAAAATGAAATTAAGTGA
- the ptsP gene encoding phosphoenolpyruvate--protein phosphotransferase, with product LKVLIDVQITILSDQEMQRDIITFIRNKRKNVESAIQHVLNSRKEALLKQGSVYFAERANELERLASDLISVINKSYTIADFNFDGIIIIESLSIDEALRIIRSNVKGVITEKGGRTEHSAIILRNFKIPAVFGIEKITKLLEDNDVVILDGGKGVVIINPMDSTLERYNLIKRDYEKYESELVSERELPAITTDGKEIGLFANIDVPEEVQELLKIGKYGIGLFRTEMIFREYGDNEEAQYKIYLEIARNVYPNSVTIRAFDIGGDKLYSDYQEDNPFLGLRGIRLLLDEPTLFEKQIRAVIRANELSNIRFMLPMVATVEEVVEAKKIFIQAKKVSEREYQKVNQPRFGIMVEIPSAVLLLEHIAEIVDFISIGTNDLTQYTLAVDRKNQRVSKIFDHLNPAVLKLIKIATEVCREKNILVASCGEIASDPYGVVVLVGLGVDELSCPPSRIPEVKSLIRRINLQEAENIASNAIKLPSSKEVKKVIKEYIKKIMPELLEFYD from the coding sequence TTGAAAGTACTTATCGATGTCCAGATTACTATACTTAGCGACCAAGAAATGCAAAGGGACATCATAACCTTTATACGAAACAAAAGAAAAAATGTAGAGAGTGCGATTCAACATGTTCTGAACTCCAGAAAAGAAGCTCTACTAAAACAGGGGTCAGTTTATTTCGCAGAAAGAGCAAATGAATTAGAAAGATTAGCATCGGATTTGATATCGGTAATTAACAAAAGTTACACTATTGCAGATTTTAATTTTGATGGAATTATAATAATTGAGAGTCTTTCAATAGATGAAGCACTAAGGATTATCAGAAGCAATGTAAAAGGGGTAATTACAGAGAAGGGCGGTCGTACCGAACACTCTGCAATTATTCTGAGAAATTTTAAAATCCCGGCAGTATTTGGTATTGAGAAAATTACAAAACTCCTTGAAGATAATGACGTTGTTATACTGGACGGTGGCAAAGGAGTTGTTATAATTAACCCAATGGATTCTACCCTTGAAAGGTATAACCTAATAAAAAGAGACTATGAAAAATATGAATCTGAGCTTGTAAGTGAACGAGAACTTCCAGCAATTACAACGGATGGCAAAGAAATAGGACTTTTTGCGAATATTGATGTTCCTGAAGAGGTACAAGAATTATTGAAAATCGGAAAGTATGGGATCGGACTATTTAGAACAGAGATGATTTTCAGGGAATATGGAGACAATGAAGAAGCACAATATAAAATTTATCTTGAGATCGCAAGAAATGTTTACCCCAACTCAGTTACAATAAGGGCTTTTGATATAGGTGGAGATAAGTTGTATAGCGATTATCAGGAGGATAATCCCTTCTTAGGCCTCAGAGGCATAAGATTACTTCTCGACGAACCTACACTATTTGAAAAGCAAATACGCGCGGTAATTAGAGCCAACGAGCTTAGTAACATCAGATTTATGCTACCCATGGTTGCAACAGTCGAAGAGGTAGTAGAAGCTAAAAAGATATTCATACAGGCGAAAAAAGTGTCAGAGAGGGAATATCAAAAAGTTAATCAACCGCGCTTCGGTATTATGGTAGAAATTCCCTCTGCAGTGCTTCTTCTGGAACACATAGCAGAAATTGTTGATTTCATAAGTATTGGAACAAATGATCTTACCCAGTATACGTTGGCCGTGGACAGAAAAAATCAAAGGGTTTCAAAAATTTTTGACCACTTAAATCCCGCTGTTTTAAAGTTAATTAAAATAGCAACAGAGGTATGCCGTGAAAAAAATATCTTAGTTGCATCTTGTGGAGAGATAGCCTCTGACCCTTATGGAGTTGTCGTCCTTGTAGGCCTTGGGGTAGATGAACTGTCATGCCCACCTTCTCGTATCCCTGAAGTAAAATCACTTATAAGAAGAATAAATCTTCAGGAAGCAGAAAATATAGCTTCAAACGCCATAAAACTTCCAAGCTCAAAAGAAGTTAAGAAAGTAATTAAAGAATACATTAAGAAAATAATGCCAGAACTTTTGGAATTCTATGACTGA
- a CDS encoding phosphoenolpyruvate-utilizing N-terminal domain-containing protein: MKSSQELKLKGIPISPGILIGPVRVIRKEKIKIKEKILKSEGEIEEEIQKFLTGVEELKRILLDLKKETQ, translated from the coding sequence GTGAAGAGTAGTCAGGAATTAAAACTCAAAGGTATACCTATATCCCCTGGTATCTTGATAGGACCAGTAAGGGTAATAAGGAAAGAAAAAATAAAAATTAAGGAAAAAATCCTCAAAAGTGAGGGAGAAATAGAAGAAGAAATTCAGAAATTTCTTACCGGTGTTGAAGAATTAAAAAGAATTCTCCTGGATCTTAAGAAAGAAACACAGGA
- a CDS encoding HPr family phosphocarrier protein: MKEAKLKIRNKLGIHARPAMLFAQTANQFECDVYVTKDDVEANGKSVLGLMMLVAPQGSEITIRCEGTDEEEAIKALSKIVEEGFGEE; encoded by the coding sequence ATGAAAGAAGCAAAGCTCAAAATTAGAAACAAATTAGGAATACATGCAAGACCAGCCATGCTCTTTGCACAAACCGCTAATCAATTCGAATGTGATGTGTATGTAACCAAGGACGATGTTGAAGCTAACGGAAAAAGTGTATTAGGACTTATGATGCTTGTGGCGCCTCAGGGCTCAGAAATAACCATAAGATGCGAAGGGACAGATGAAGAAGAGGCTATAAAAGCGTTGTCTAAGATCGTTGAGGAAGGATTCGGTGAAGAGTAG
- a CDS encoding DUF503 domain-containing protein → MLVGILVVDLYLPTCNSLKEKRSILKRLKDRVRNNFNVSISEIDDHDVWRRAQLGIACISNNGKDANQLLNRVVYFIESEAVAEILDYKINFV, encoded by the coding sequence ATGTTAGTAGGAATTCTGGTCGTGGATCTTTATTTACCTACATGCAACTCACTTAAAGAAAAGAGAAGTATTCTTAAACGTTTGAAAGACCGAGTTCGCAATAATTTCAATGTTTCTATCTCAGAAATTGATGACCATGATGTGTGGAGGAGAGCACAGTTAGGTATTGCCTGCATATCAAACAATGGAAAAGATGCTAATCAACTTCTTAATAGAGTAGTATATTTCATTGAATCTGAGGCCGTTGCGGAAATTCTTGATTACAAAATAAATTTCGTATGA
- the infB gene encoding translation initiation factor IF-2, whose product MENKDPKKVGDLAKELDLSAKTIISILNEMNFNVSSPRDFLTPEMENAVREYLQREKEEAQKELERKKQIWGEEEQKPQPSRKKYTQNTRSQIKPEEKIKETMAKMTKRHEKPKKKPSETLEELKEQAPKKLVLYSKSITVGELAKMLGVPPAEIIQKLFTMGMMVTINHTLDEDTIHIIADEYGYQVEFHEHKSVEEISEEELTEERPPVVAVMGHVDHGKTTLLDYIRHTNVADKEVGKITQHIGAYQIEYQGKRITFLDTPGHEAFSAMRARGAQVTDIVILVVSAVEGVKEQTIEAINHARSARVPIIVAINKIDLPNADPERVRRELTQFGLIPEEWGGDTLMVEISAKTGKNVDELLLGILLKAEELKLRSTSKGPARGVIIESLVDKGKGPLATVLVQKGTLKIRDFFVAGLTYGRVRSLFNEWGEKVEEAGPSVPVQVQGFEELPQAGDIFEVVSSDDEAKRIAEERKKLKKEQIQRGEYTLILKSIQERIRAGELKELPLVIKADCYGSVEAIQDSLSKMSVKDVKPEIIFAGVGAVTENDVELAHTAQGVVIGFNTTTDPRAKQKAKELGVTIKTTRLIYELLEDVEKMLKGLIEPVTKEVVMGKAEVRRLFRIAKIGVVAGCYVIDGIIQRNAKVRVLRDGEVIYDGKIASLKRFQEDVKEVQSGFECGIKIEGFDKIKEGDIIECYTVEQIFEF is encoded by the coding sequence ATGGAGAATAAGGATCCTAAAAAAGTTGGTGATTTAGCAAAAGAGCTGGATTTATCAGCAAAGACAATCATTTCAATTCTTAATGAAATGAATTTTAATGTCAGTTCACCCCGCGATTTTCTAACTCCAGAAATGGAAAATGCAGTAAGAGAATACCTCCAAAGGGAAAAAGAAGAAGCTCAAAAGGAACTCGAGAGAAAAAAACAAATTTGGGGGGAAGAAGAACAAAAGCCACAACCCTCAAGGAAAAAGTACACTCAAAATACCCGATCTCAGATTAAACCAGAAGAAAAGATTAAAGAAACCATGGCAAAGATGACGAAGAGGCACGAAAAACCCAAGAAAAAACCCTCTGAAACTCTTGAAGAACTAAAAGAACAAGCTCCCAAAAAACTCGTTCTTTACAGTAAATCTATTACCGTGGGAGAGCTGGCAAAAATGCTTGGAGTTCCCCCTGCAGAGATTATTCAAAAACTTTTTACTATGGGCATGATGGTGACAATTAATCACACACTGGACGAGGACACAATACACATAATTGCTGACGAATATGGATACCAAGTGGAATTTCACGAACATAAAAGTGTCGAAGAGATTTCAGAGGAAGAGCTTACCGAGGAGAGGCCTCCGGTTGTTGCAGTAATGGGTCACGTCGACCACGGGAAAACAACACTCCTTGACTACATAAGACATACAAACGTCGCAGATAAAGAAGTTGGGAAGATTACACAGCACATTGGAGCATATCAAATCGAATACCAAGGTAAAAGGATAACGTTTTTGGATACACCCGGACATGAAGCCTTTTCGGCAATGAGGGCAAGAGGTGCCCAAGTTACGGACATCGTAATACTTGTTGTTTCGGCCGTGGAGGGGGTCAAAGAACAGACGATTGAAGCTATTAACCATGCACGAAGTGCAAGAGTACCGATAATAGTTGCTATCAATAAAATCGACCTGCCTAACGCAGATCCTGAAAGAGTTAGAAGGGAACTAACCCAGTTTGGCCTAATACCGGAAGAATGGGGTGGCGATACTTTGATGGTTGAGATATCTGCAAAAACCGGTAAGAATGTAGATGAACTTCTGCTTGGTATCCTTTTAAAAGCCGAAGAATTAAAACTAAGGTCTACTTCAAAAGGTCCAGCGAGAGGGGTTATCATTGAGTCACTTGTAGATAAGGGAAAAGGTCCCTTAGCTACGGTACTTGTGCAAAAAGGAACTTTGAAGATTAGAGACTTTTTTGTAGCTGGTTTAACTTACGGAAGAGTTAGGTCGCTCTTCAACGAATGGGGTGAAAAGGTGGAAGAAGCAGGTCCATCAGTTCCCGTTCAAGTACAGGGCTTCGAAGAATTACCACAAGCAGGTGATATCTTTGAGGTTGTATCCAGTGACGACGAAGCTAAAAGAATAGCCGAGGAGAGGAAAAAACTTAAGAAAGAACAAATACAAAGAGGAGAATATACTCTCATCTTAAAATCAATCCAGGAAAGAATTAGAGCAGGCGAGCTGAAGGAATTACCATTGGTTATAAAAGCGGATTGTTACGGTTCCGTTGAAGCCATACAAGATAGCTTGTCAAAAATGTCTGTGAAGGACGTCAAACCAGAAATAATTTTTGCTGGGGTAGGTGCTGTAACAGAAAATGATGTTGAACTTGCTCACACTGCACAGGGTGTAGTAATTGGGTTTAATACAACGACTGACCCGAGAGCAAAACAAAAAGCAAAAGAACTCGGTGTCACGATAAAGACAACTCGATTAATTTATGAACTGCTTGAAGATGTGGAAAAAATGCTCAAAGGGTTGATTGAACCTGTCACAAAAGAGGTTGTAATGGGCAAGGCAGAGGTGCGAAGATTATTTAGAATTGCTAAGATTGGGGTCGTTGCAGGGTGCTACGTGATAGACGGGATCATTCAGAGAAACGCAAAAGTCAGGGTACTGAGAGATGGAGAAGTTATATACGATGGAAAAATTGCGAGCCTTAAAAGATTTCAGGAGGATGTTAAAGAGGTTCAAAGCGGTTTTGAATGCGGAATCAAGATTGAAGGTTTTGATAAAATTAAAGAGGGTGATATCATCGAATGTTACACGGTGGAGCAAATTTTTGAGTTCTAA
- the nusA gene encoding transcription termination factor NusA produces the protein MQGKENIEQLILQIASSRKLPKEFVIDKFKEAVTEVLKKKKGPNFVFKVNYEPREGFSISIEKTVKEKVSDPSTEISLEEAKQINPDVKPGQKIEVEEDFKTIGKRYINLISETFLRKLTEETKRKEYEILSKKIGEKVEGNVLRIERDEIVVSLGNVEASLPFTELLPGDKAMNLRNVKRVKAVILEVQDWKEKKDKKRYTSPIILSRTHPNFLRKLLEDEIPDIATGLIEIKQIARIPGRRAKVSVKPKKPENIDIGSIIGIKGQIIKSISEELGGEKIDIIRYSENPYKHVANALSPAKEILCVFDEDDKYIAIVPDSELPVAKGEDAINAILASKLVGKEVLVYPLKEFDKVKPKKGVTILELVDEVPSSVISTLREAGLYYFKDLKSLPTLSELKRLGFREDQAIKLLEILETKIAEKEKDGE, from the coding sequence ATGCAGGGAAAAGAGAACATAGAACAATTGATTCTTCAAATTGCATCAAGCAGAAAGTTGCCAAAGGAGTTTGTTATAGATAAGTTCAAGGAAGCTGTTACCGAAGTTCTGAAAAAGAAAAAGGGACCTAATTTTGTTTTCAAAGTAAACTACGAACCGAGAGAAGGTTTTTCAATCTCGATAGAAAAAACTGTGAAAGAAAAGGTATCAGACCCCTCTACAGAAATTAGCCTCGAAGAAGCAAAGCAAATAAATCCCGATGTTAAACCTGGACAGAAAATCGAAGTAGAGGAAGACTTTAAAACAATTGGTAAGCGATACATTAACCTTATCTCAGAAACCTTTTTGAGGAAACTCACCGAGGAAACAAAAAGAAAGGAATATGAAATCCTGTCGAAGAAAATTGGGGAGAAAGTTGAAGGCAACGTGCTCAGAATTGAAAGAGATGAAATTGTAGTTAGTCTTGGAAATGTGGAGGCATCGCTACCTTTCACTGAACTTCTTCCAGGCGACAAAGCAATGAATCTCCGAAATGTAAAGAGAGTAAAAGCAGTAATTTTAGAAGTACAGGATTGGAAAGAGAAAAAAGATAAAAAGAGATACACCTCACCTATTATACTATCCAGAACTCATCCAAACTTTTTAAGGAAATTATTGGAAGATGAAATACCAGACATAGCTACCGGCCTTATTGAGATAAAGCAAATAGCACGTATACCAGGAAGAAGGGCCAAGGTATCCGTAAAGCCCAAAAAACCCGAAAACATTGATATAGGTTCAATTATTGGAATTAAAGGACAAATCATAAAATCCATCAGCGAAGAACTGGGTGGTGAAAAAATTGATATAATAAGATACAGTGAAAACCCTTATAAACATGTCGCCAATGCTCTCTCTCCTGCAAAAGAAATACTGTGCGTTTTTGACGAAGATGATAAATACATAGCCATAGTTCCCGATTCGGAATTACCTGTGGCAAAAGGAGAAGATGCCATAAATGCAATTCTTGCATCAAAGCTGGTAGGTAAAGAAGTCCTGGTTTATCCTTTGAAAGAGTTTGATAAAGTCAAACCCAAAAAAGGCGTTACCATCCTTGAGCTTGTTGATGAGGTCCCCTCCAGTGTCATTTCAACTCTTAGAGAAGCAGGGCTCTATTACTTCAAGGATTTAAAGTCATTACCAACCCTCTCAGAACTAAAGAGGCTCGGCTTCAGGGAAGATCAAGCTATAAAATTACTGGAAATCCTTGAAACAAAAATAGCAGAAAAGGAGAAAGATGGAGAATAA
- the rimP gene encoding ribosome maturation factor RimP: MKDEGTKKIEEKVISIVEKLIKNTDFILVDVSLKGVGGRKKLEIALDKPGGITLDDCEKISNEISLILDAEDFIQGPYILEVTSPGLDRILKTDRELNWGKGKKVIVYTESREYKGILKDFDSEAIFIEPELKISRKEVKKIKLDEV, from the coding sequence ATGAAAGACGAAGGCACAAAGAAAATAGAGGAGAAGGTAATAAGCATAGTAGAAAAATTGATAAAAAATACCGATTTCATCCTTGTTGATGTCTCATTAAAAGGTGTAGGTGGAAGAAAAAAGCTTGAAATAGCCTTGGATAAACCAGGTGGAATAACCCTGGATGACTGTGAGAAAATTTCCAACGAAATTTCTCTTATCCTTGATGCCGAAGATTTTATACAGGGCCCATACATTTTAGAGGTTACAAGTCCTGGACTTGACAGAATTTTGAAAACAGACAGAGAACTCAATTGGGGTAAAGGAAAAAAAGTAATCGTTTATACTGAAAGTCGCGAATATAAAGGTATTTTGAAAGATTTTGACTCGGAAGCAATTTTCATCGAGCCAGAATTAAAAATTTCGAGAAAAGAGGTTAAAAAAATTAAACTTGACGAGGTGTAA